From Streptomyces sp. NBC_00370, a single genomic window includes:
- a CDS encoding S9 family peptidase, with amino-acid sequence MSTTSHTPSHLTVEELFDSPERAGASISPDGTRIAYLAPWRERLNVWVRSVEPDGEARCVTADVNRSVSSYHWTDDPRWLLYEQDGDGDENWHLYRVDLASPGAEAVDLTPFPGSKVTGLELPLSRPGKAILNLNRRNPAEFDLFELDIATGELTMLVQNPGTVAGWLCAPGGELYAYTTTDEGNVEFARWDAEAGSLSPVLEYDGSDYPLGIHPIQLTPDGAGVWIGSCLGTDRTRLVRVDLATGEETEVDSHPVFDLDTRSAVFPALPSPLIRDRRTGELLGARYLGERQVVHPLDPHFAEVLAHLTKLSDGDLAGVSSDRSGRHWVVSFTNDVDPGATYHYDHSTGESRLLFRPYPHLDREALAPMTPVTIPARDGLDLPSYLTLPLGTEPSGLPMVLLVHGGPWSRDSWGFNPLAQLLANRGYAVLQVNFRGSTGYGKAHLKAGIGELAGKMHDDLIDAVDWAVDKGYADRSRVAVFGGSYGGYAALVGVTFTPDVFAAAVDCFGISDLVNFLGTVPDFVKPHLATNWHLYAGDPDDPEQRADLLARSPISRVDQIRTPLMVIQGANDVRVVQAESDQIVAALRARGVPVEYMVKSNEGHGFVNPENSIDMYRAADRFLARHLGGRQHANS; translated from the coding sequence GCTGAACGTCTGGGTGCGGAGCGTCGAGCCGGACGGCGAGGCCCGCTGCGTCACCGCCGACGTCAACCGCAGCGTGTCGTCGTACCACTGGACGGACGATCCGCGCTGGCTGCTGTACGAGCAGGACGGCGACGGCGACGAGAACTGGCACCTGTACCGGGTCGACCTGGCGAGCCCCGGAGCCGAAGCCGTCGACCTCACCCCCTTTCCGGGGAGCAAGGTCACCGGGCTCGAACTGCCGCTCTCGCGTCCGGGCAAGGCGATCCTCAATCTGAACCGCCGGAATCCCGCCGAGTTCGACCTGTTCGAACTCGACATCGCGACCGGCGAGTTGACGATGCTCGTGCAGAACCCCGGCACGGTCGCCGGCTGGCTGTGCGCGCCCGGCGGCGAGTTGTACGCCTACACCACGACCGACGAGGGCAATGTCGAGTTCGCCCGCTGGGACGCCGAAGCCGGCAGCCTCTCCCCCGTCCTGGAGTACGACGGGTCCGACTACCCGCTCGGCATCCACCCGATCCAGCTCACCCCGGACGGCGCCGGCGTGTGGATCGGCTCCTGCCTGGGCACCGACAGGACCAGGCTGGTCCGGGTCGACCTGGCCACCGGCGAGGAGACCGAGGTGGACAGCCACCCTGTCTTCGACCTCGACACCCGCTCCGCCGTCTTCCCCGCCCTGCCCTCGCCGCTCATCCGCGACCGGCGCACCGGCGAGCTGCTGGGCGCCCGCTACCTCGGCGAGCGGCAGGTGGTCCACCCTCTCGACCCGCACTTCGCCGAGGTGCTGGCACATCTGACCAAGCTGTCCGACGGCGACCTGGCCGGCGTCTCGTCGGACCGGAGCGGCCGGCACTGGGTCGTCAGCTTCACCAACGACGTCGATCCCGGCGCCACGTACCACTACGACCACAGCACGGGCGAGAGCCGGCTGCTGTTCCGGCCGTATCCGCACCTGGACCGCGAGGCCCTCGCCCCCATGACGCCGGTCACGATCCCGGCGCGCGACGGCCTCGACCTCCCCTCGTACCTGACCCTGCCCCTCGGCACCGAGCCGTCCGGGCTGCCGATGGTCCTGCTGGTGCACGGCGGTCCCTGGTCCCGCGACAGCTGGGGCTTCAACCCCCTGGCCCAGCTGCTGGCCAACCGGGGCTATGCGGTGCTCCAGGTCAACTTCCGCGGCTCGACCGGTTACGGCAAGGCCCATCTCAAGGCCGGTATCGGGGAGTTGGCGGGCAAGATGCACGACGACCTGATCGACGCCGTCGACTGGGCCGTCGACAAGGGGTACGCCGACCGGTCCCGTGTCGCCGTCTTCGGCGGCTCGTACGGCGGTTACGCCGCGCTGGTCGGCGTCACGTTCACCCCCGACGTCTTCGCGGCGGCCGTCGACTGCTTCGGCATCTCGGACCTCGTGAACTTCCTGGGTACCGTGCCGGATTTCGTGAAGCCCCATCTGGCCACCAACTGGCATCTGTACGCGGGCGATCCGGACGACCCGGAGCAGCGGGCCGACCTGCTGGCCCGCTCGCCGATCAGCCGGGTCGACCAGATCCGTACGCCGCTGATGGTGATCCAGGGGGCCAACGACGTCCGCGTCGTGCAGGCCGAGTCCGACCAGATCGTCGCCGCGCTGCGGGCGCGGGGCGTACCGGTCGAATACATGGTCAAGAGCAACGAAGGACATGGCTTCGTGAACCCGGAGAACAGCATCGACATGTACCGCGCGGCCGACCGCTTCCTCGCCCGGCACCTGGGCGGGCGGCAGCACGCGAACAGCTAG